In the Helianthus annuus cultivar XRQ/B chromosome 11, HanXRQr2.0-SUNRISE, whole genome shotgun sequence genome, one interval contains:
- the LOC110890553 gene encoding uncharacterized protein LOC110890553 isoform X2, with protein sequence MPRSVFSASGRYLYAAGEREGLNNTAYFHPRYIEGELVLDDVDFVIDHIKKVISFDKDKQWFIEPYIAGKHWVLIILQHHPVYKTWKGYIFDSRKGKGKGKGKDDDDYSCYEITTLFEQAIEENMTWAKVKRRLQPNGWECGYFLMLAMYDFVICNREHMLANKTKMVRQGEIEIDEFVERTLKVFISSFGDVEDEKDQ encoded by the exons ATGCCAAGAAGCGTATTCTCCGCATCTGGAAG GTATTTATATGCAGCTGGGGAACGGGAGGGTTTAAATAATACTGCATATTTTCATCCTCGTTATATTGAAGGTGAACTTGTCTTAGATGATGTTGACTTTGTGATTGACCACATAAAAAAGGTTATCTCTTTTGATAAGGACAAACAATGGTTTATTGAACCATACATAGCCGG GAAACACTGGGTATTAATTATACTTCAACATCATCCGGTATATAAAACTTGGAAGGGTTACATATTTGATTCACGTAAAGGTAAAGGTAAAGGTAAaggtaaagatgatgatgattattcaTGTTACGAGATTACAACATTATTCGAACAAGCCATAGAAGAAAATATGACGTGGGCTAAGGTTAAA CGTCGTCTACAACCTAATGGATGGGAGTGCGGTTATTTTCTTATGTTGGCTATGTATGATTTTGTGATTTGTAACAGAGAACATATG TTGgcaaataaaactaaaatggTTCGTCAAGGTGAAATTGAAATTGATGAATTTGTAGAGCGTACTTTAAAGGTGTTTATATCATCTTTTGGTGACGTTGAGGATGAGAAGGATCAATGA
- the LOC110890553 gene encoding uncharacterized protein LOC110890553 isoform X3 — MYLYAAGEREGLNNTAYFHPRYIEGELVLDDVDFVIDHIKKVISFDKDKQWFIEPYIAGKHWVLIILQHHPVYKTWKGYIFDSRKGKGKGKGKDDDDYSCYEITTLFEQAIEENMTWAKVKRRLQPNGWECGYFLMLAMYDFVICNREHMLANKTKMVRQGEIEIDEFVERTLKVFISSFGDVEDEKDQ, encoded by the exons AT GTATTTATATGCAGCTGGGGAACGGGAGGGTTTAAATAATACTGCATATTTTCATCCTCGTTATATTGAAGGTGAACTTGTCTTAGATGATGTTGACTTTGTGATTGACCACATAAAAAAGGTTATCTCTTTTGATAAGGACAAACAATGGTTTATTGAACCATACATAGCCGG GAAACACTGGGTATTAATTATACTTCAACATCATCCGGTATATAAAACTTGGAAGGGTTACATATTTGATTCACGTAAAGGTAAAGGTAAAGGTAAaggtaaagatgatgatgattattcaTGTTACGAGATTACAACATTATTCGAACAAGCCATAGAAGAAAATATGACGTGGGCTAAGGTTAAA CGTCGTCTACAACCTAATGGATGGGAGTGCGGTTATTTTCTTATGTTGGCTATGTATGATTTTGTGATTTGTAACAGAGAACATATG TTGgcaaataaaactaaaatggTTCGTCAAGGTGAAATTGAAATTGATGAATTTGTAGAGCGTACTTTAAAGGTGTTTATATCATCTTTTGGTGACGTTGAGGATGAGAAGGATCAATGA
- the LOC110890553 gene encoding uncharacterized protein LOC110890553 isoform X1, with protein MEKTTDEASASLLVYEGCFLYKIATQFDGFMLQFIIKCRYLYAAGEREGLNNTAYFHPRYIEGELVLDDVDFVIDHIKKVISFDKDKQWFIEPYIAGKHWVLIILQHHPVYKTWKGYIFDSRKGKGKGKGKDDDDYSCYEITTLFEQAIEENMTWAKVKRRLQPNGWECGYFLMLAMYDFVICNREHMLANKTKMVRQGEIEIDEFVERTLKVFISSFGDVEDEKDQ; from the exons ATGGAGAAAACCACAGACGAAGCAAGTGCTTCTCTTTTAGTGTATGAAGGTTGTTTTCTTTACAAAATCGCCACTCAATTCGACGGTTTTATGCTTCAATTCATCATCAAGTGTCG GTATTTATATGCAGCTGGGGAACGGGAGGGTTTAAATAATACTGCATATTTTCATCCTCGTTATATTGAAGGTGAACTTGTCTTAGATGATGTTGACTTTGTGATTGACCACATAAAAAAGGTTATCTCTTTTGATAAGGACAAACAATGGTTTATTGAACCATACATAGCCGG GAAACACTGGGTATTAATTATACTTCAACATCATCCGGTATATAAAACTTGGAAGGGTTACATATTTGATTCACGTAAAGGTAAAGGTAAAGGTAAaggtaaagatgatgatgattattcaTGTTACGAGATTACAACATTATTCGAACAAGCCATAGAAGAAAATATGACGTGGGCTAAGGTTAAA CGTCGTCTACAACCTAATGGATGGGAGTGCGGTTATTTTCTTATGTTGGCTATGTATGATTTTGTGATTTGTAACAGAGAACATATG TTGgcaaataaaactaaaatggTTCGTCAAGGTGAAATTGAAATTGATGAATTTGTAGAGCGTACTTTAAAGGTGTTTATATCATCTTTTGGTGACGTTGAGGATGAGAAGGATCAATGA